Part of the Ignavibacterium album JCM 16511 genome, TGATATGCCTGTAGTAACAATTTTTTGATGAGCGGTAGTGTCCTTAATTACATAAACTAACTTTTCGCCTTTTTGATTAACTATAAAAACATCGTTAGGAACGGTTAATGCTTTATCCTTTTTATCAGTTACAAGTTCAAGTTCAGCCATCATTCCCGGCGTGATTTCTTTGGTACCATTTAAAAGTTTTAATTCTACGGGAAAATTTCTTGTTGCTGGATCAATCTGCTGATACTTAAGAGTTACAACTGCATAAAAATCTTTTTCCGGGAAAGCATTGAACTTTACTTTTAGCCTATCGCCAAGTTTAATTTTAGAAAATAAATCTTCCGACACGGATGTTTTGATAATCAGCGAATTAAAATCTACAATCGTGAAAAGATTTTGCTTTGCAGTTACAGCGCTTCCGGCTTCAATAAACTTTTGTGTAACTGTTCCGCTTAAAGGAGTGATTACTGGAATACCGAGAAATAATTTATCGGCATATTCTAATTCCTTTTTCGCTTGTTCGAGCTGTGAATTCAATTGAGAATATTCAACGCTGTTTGTTGAAGTTTTTTCAATCTTTGTTTTTAATTCTTCAATCTTATTTTTGGCTTGAGAAACAAGCGAAGTACGTTCCTGAGAAGCAATCACAGCAAGCACTTTTTCTTTTTTAACAAATTGATTTTCCTGAACATTAAGCTGTTCGATAAATCCATCAGAAGGGGATACAACGGTTGTCATCACTTTAGCTTCTACAGTACCGATAAGCTTAATTGATTTTGAAATTGGTGTAAATTTTAACTCCTCAACTTTAAGAAGTGGAGCTTTGGGCTTTGGCTTATCAGTTTTTTCTTCTTTAGAACAACCAATAAACAAAATCATTACCGATATAATTGATATTAATATTTTTGTTTTCATAAAATTTATTCCGTTATTTAATTTCCATTCACTTTAGAGATTGCTTCGGGACTATCGTCCCTCGCAATGACAATTCTTTTTTGTCATTGCGAGCGAAGCGAAGCAATCTCATACGTTCTATAAATTGCTACGTCATCCGTCATTTGACGGATTCCCTGCATTAACATTAATAATTAAAAGGTAATTCATCACTTCCAATGTTGTAATTAAGTTCTGCTATTGTTAATAGATAATCTATTACAATCTGATTCAAATTTAGTTTTGCAGTCGTTAAAACTGTTTCCGCATCAAGCACATCAAGACTGCTGCCTTTGCCTATGTTGTACTTCAAATTTGCAGTCGTTAAACTTTCCTCTGCGAGTTTTACAATTTTCTGCGTACCACTTATTCGGCTTTTAATATCATCCAGTTTAACGAGATTATTTTTTACGTTTGTTTCAAGCTGTTGAAGAATTGCTTTCTCATTTTCCTGAAGTGCATCAATTCTGATTTTTGATTGCTCAACTTTTTCTTGAAAATTTGACCCTTTGAAAAATGGAAGCGAATATGATACTGTAACCCCAACATTCCAATTAAAATGGTCCATTGGAATTTTACTATCCTCAACATTCGTAATTCCAAAAGCATAAAAGTTCGGATAGTATTCTTTGTTGAATAATTCAGCTTCTTTGCTTCTTAACTCTTTTTGAGTACGGATATTTTCAAGGTCGGGATGTTTTGCAATCAATAAATTATGAAGCTCATCAACGCTAAAACTTTTGCTCGAATACTCTTTCCACAATTCATCAATGTTATCAACAACATCGAAAGATTCCCCAAGAGCATTGCCGCAAATTACATTTATATTATTTTTCTGTATATCAAGTTGGTTCTTTGCTTTTGCAAGTTCATCGAGCGCAACTTCAATTTGAACTTGAGCTTTAATTACATCAAGATTAGAAACTTTACCAATGCTGTAAAGGGCTTCAGCATTTTTAAGATGATCTTTTAATTGATTGATGGCTTCTTCCTGGATTTGAACAGTACGTTTTGCTTTCAATAATTCCAAATAACTTTTAGTAATCGAAAAAGAAAATGCCTGACGTAATTTTCTCGTAAAGGTTCTATCCACATCAATAGACTTATCAGTATATTCTTTCTGAAGTGAATTTTTATTCCAATCATAAATTAGCTGATTCACTCTAAATGCGGCGTAAAGATCGTTTAATGAATTGCCAAGATATTTTTGTTTGTTGGGCATAACCCAATCCCAGCGTGAAATGTTCAGGTCAAAAAAGATTTGCGGAAGGTAATCTTTATTCAAATAATCAATTTGCTTCATCCCGGCTTGAATAGTTTTCTCATTCGTTTTTAACTGCGGATTATTTTGGAAAGCAATATTAACAAGTTCATTTAAATTATACTGTTTTGCAATTGTTTGAGATACAACCGGTTGGTAAAATAGCAGAACCGTAATTGCTATCAGAAATCATAACGATATTTTACTTTTCATTTTACTGTTTCCTCAATTCTTTTTGTGAAAGCTTGATATACTTGCTTCGCACGTGATCTGTCAATTGCTTTTGATTTCAGATAATTTATATTTTCAACAACCATATCAAGTTTGGAAAATGGAATGCCAAGAATTGCCTCGTTAGGTTTTGCGTCGGTTGCATCACGACAGCCGTAACATCCAAAGCTCATATTAATTTTTTGAGACTTGAATGGAAGCACAACCGAATCTACACAGACTGCTTGAAGAATGCTCGTACTCATATTTAATCTCCCGCCTTCTTCATTTAAATATGCGAGAGCCAGCCACATTAATTTTTCAACTTCATCTTCAATTACAATTACATCGGGATTTTCTTCCCAATCTTTCAAAGGTTTTGCCTGCACTGCTTCATACTTGCCTTGTTCAAGGCGAGGCATTTCATTCATAACTTTTATTGCCGCTTCCTTATCTCTGAAAATTCCGTAACCTTGCAACATTGTTCCATCTTGAAGATTTTTAGGCAACGGCTTAAATCCTAAAGCTGCAGCTGCGGCGGGACAGGAGATTTCATCTTTTGTAAGAATTAATCTTTCTCCTTTACGTGCACGCATTACTAACTGACAAAGCCTGTGGTCATCTGCAATTTTATAACCATTAGTTGGAATAGTTTTGTAAAATTTTAAGCCAACTGGTAGGCTTGTAAGTCCAACTGACTCTACTAATATTTTATTTATTTCTTCAAAGTTTTGCATTTATATTTCCTATTAACTGTAGTCATTGTAAGATTCAAAATTATTTTTTCAGATAATTATCTAATTGTGATATCATATTTTCATCGTATTCAATCTTATGAAGCACTTTGTTATTTCCATCAAAGACTATTACAGAAGGAGTGAATAAA contains:
- a CDS encoding efflux RND transporter periplasmic adaptor subunit is translated as MKTKILISIISVMILFIGCSKEEKTDKPKPKAPLLKVEELKFTPISKSIKLIGTVEAKVMTTVVSPSDGFIEQLNVQENQFVKKEKVLAVIASQERTSLVSQAKNKIEELKTKIEKTSTNSVEYSQLNSQLEQAKKELEYADKLFLGIPVITPLSGTVTQKFIEAGSAVTAKQNLFTIVDFNSLIIKTSVSEDLFSKIKLGDRLKVKFNAFPEKDFYAVVTLKYQQIDPATRNFPVELKLLNGTKEITPGMMAELELVTDKKDKALTVPNDVFIVNQKGEKLVYVIKDTTAHQKIVTTGISNEKVTEVVSGLNEGEKLVVMGQELLKDGMKVVVQKLAGKMKKENK
- a CDS encoding TolC family protein — translated: MIAITVLLFYQPVVSQTIAKQYNLNELVNIAFQNNPQLKTNEKTIQAGMKQIDYLNKDYLPQIFFDLNISRWDWVMPNKQKYLGNSLNDLYAAFRVNQLIYDWNKNSLQKEYTDKSIDVDRTFTRKLRQAFSFSITKSYLELLKAKRTVQIQEEAINQLKDHLKNAEALYSIGKVSNLDVIKAQVQIEVALDELAKAKNQLDIQKNNINVICGNALGESFDVVDNIDELWKEYSSKSFSVDELHNLLIAKHPDLENIRTQKELRSKEAELFNKEYYPNFYAFGITNVEDSKIPMDHFNWNVGVTVSYSLPFFKGSNFQEKVEQSKIRIDALQENEKAILQQLETNVKNNLVKLDDIKSRISGTQKIVKLAEESLTTANLKYNIGKGSSLDVLDAETVLTTAKLNLNQIVIDYLLTIAELNYNIGSDELPFNY
- a CDS encoding DUF169 domain-containing protein, which codes for MQNFEEINKILVESVGLTSLPVGLKFYKTIPTNGYKIADDHRLCQLVMRARKGERLILTKDEISCPAAAAALGFKPLPKNLQDGTMLQGYGIFRDKEAAIKVMNEMPRLEQGKYEAVQAKPLKDWEENPDVIVIEDEVEKLMWLALAYLNEEGGRLNMSTSILQAVCVDSVVLPFKSQKINMSFGCYGCRDATDAKPNEAILGIPFSKLDMVVENINYLKSKAIDRSRAKQVYQAFTKRIEETVK